The following coding sequences lie in one Pontibacter sp. G13 genomic window:
- a CDS encoding mannose-1-phosphate guanylyltransferase has product MNNKNHYVIIMAGGIGSRFWPMSRSKFPKQFHDILGRGKTLIQETFERFQAYIPTENIYVVTNERYKGLVQSQLPEMSDDQILLEPVGRNTAPCVAYAAYKINKINPNATFVVAPSDHLIAKEEVFRDKLLLGLNACETQDIIMTLGITPTRPDTGYGYIQFLEDDQNRGYYKVKTFTEKPELEVAESFLESGDYVWNAGIFLFSASTIRKAFESFLPEMADQFDSIVDAYYTPQEQEEVNKTYRACQNISIDFGIMEKAENVFVIPADFGWSDLGTWGSVHENSERDMHDNAAQGEAIVYDSFNNMVRTSDGKMVVLKGLEGFIVVDTEDALLICKKDDEQFIKQIVGDLKGKFGEKFV; this is encoded by the coding sequence ATGAACAACAAAAATCATTACGTCATCATCATGGCCGGCGGCATCGGAAGCCGTTTTTGGCCAATGAGTCGTAGCAAATTCCCCAAGCAATTTCACGATATCCTGGGCCGGGGAAAAACCTTGATCCAAGAGACCTTCGAAAGGTTCCAAGCATATATTCCCACTGAGAATATCTACGTTGTCACCAACGAACGATATAAAGGACTGGTCCAGAGCCAGCTCCCTGAAATGTCCGACGACCAGATCCTGCTCGAACCCGTTGGACGCAACACTGCACCTTGTGTGGCTTATGCCGCCTACAAAATCAATAAGATCAATCCCAACGCGACCTTTGTCGTAGCGCCTTCCGATCACTTGATCGCCAAGGAAGAGGTATTCCGCGACAAATTGCTCCTCGGACTGAACGCCTGCGAAACGCAGGACATCATCATGACATTGGGTATCACGCCTACCCGCCCTGATACGGGATATGGCTACATCCAATTCCTCGAAGATGATCAGAACCGCGGATACTACAAGGTCAAGACCTTTACCGAAAAGCCTGAGCTGGAAGTAGCTGAGAGCTTTCTGGAGAGTGGAGACTATGTCTGGAATGCGGGAATCTTCCTCTTCTCAGCGTCTACCATTCGCAAGGCATTTGAGTCCTTCCTCCCTGAAATGGCGGATCAGTTCGATTCCATCGTGGATGCCTACTACACGCCACAGGAGCAGGAAGAAGTCAACAAGACCTATCGCGCTTGCCAGAACATCTCCATTGACTTCGGGATCATGGAAAAAGCCGAGAATGTCTTTGTCATTCCGGCAGACTTTGGCTGGAGCGACCTCGGTACTTGGGGCTCCGTGCACGAGAATTCCGAGCGGGACATGCACGACAATGCTGCCCAAGGAGAAGCGATCGTTTACGATTCCTTCAACAACATGGTCCGTACTTCCGATGGCAAAATGGTCGTACTGAAAGGGCTTGAAGGATTCATCGTCGTCGATACCGAAGATGCTTTGCTGATCTGCAAGAAGGATGATGAGCAATTCATCAAACAGATTGTCGGAGATCTCAAAGGCAAATTCGGAGAGAAATTCGTCTGA